In a single window of the Calliphora vicina unplaced genomic scaffold, idCalVici1.1 scaffold_18, whole genome shotgun sequence genome:
- the LOC135963141 gene encoding histone acetyltransferase type B catalytic subunit-like, producing MAQIQEYQDLVLDALEVVEFKLIRSKSDLENEELAFHPLMAHQIFGESESIFGYQDLKVRILYTAGPLHIYLGIDYDKKVDELSKGDIKADDVVATIAEKLPDGCYFVNMDEFLKTLDKADKFQPFGEKLFEFKQEDDGKKRVFEFYNSNYKQPSFLKFFSRLQTFVLWFVDAASYIDVDDPQWSYFICYEKFKNDNGEVSFATVGYTTVYEYYAYPQNIRPRISQMLVLPPFQKLGVGTKFLKTIYNFYQTLKNVIDITVEDPSHDFQRMRNFVDALLCKKLKSFQKEELKKGFNKEMIKEAREVLKLNPRQCRKVYEILRLFYINIHDKDDYTSYRLDVKKRLNAVYHKQLSDIKKMEKAKMDTEWLRARLPNLKLRIEQLQEEYEQVEKEYQQVIEKLRVI from the exons TACGTTCTAAGTCGGATTTGGAAAATGAAGAATTAGCTTTTCACCCCTTGATGGCCCATCAAATATTTGGCGAATCCGAAAGCATATTTGGATATCAAGACTTAAAAGTACGCATACTGTACACAGCCGGACCGTTGCACATTTATTTGGGCATAGATTACGACAAGAAGGTGGACGAATTGTCTAAGGGAGATATTAAGGCTGATGATGTGGTGGCAACGATAGCGGAAAAACTGCCGGATGgttgttattttgtaaatatggaTGAATTTCTAAAGACTTTAGATAAGGCAGACAAATTCCAGCCTTTTGGTgaaaaactttttgaatttaaGCAAGAAGATGATGGCAAAAAAAGAGTGTTTGAATTTTACAATTCCAACTACAAACAGCcttcgtttttgaaatttttctcaCGTTTGCAGACATTTGTATTATGGTTTGTGGATGCCGCTTCTTATATTGATGTAGATGATCCACAGTGGTCATATTTTATATg ctatgaaaaatttaaaaatgataatGGTGAGGTATCTTTTGCCACTGTGGGCTACACCACCGTCTATGAGTATTATGCATATCCCCAAAATATACGTCCTAGAATTTCTCAAATGTTGGTTTTACCACCTTTCCAAAAGTTGGGCGTAggtaccaaatttctaaaaacCATTTATAATTTCTATCAAACTCTGAAAAATGTCATAGACATAACAGTGGAAGATCCCTCGCATGATTTTCAACGTATGCGTAATTTTGTGGATGCCCTTTTGTGTAAGAAACTGAAGTCGTTTCAAAAGGAGGAACTTAAAAAGGGTTTTAACAAGGAAATGATCAAGGAGGCTAGAGAAGTTTTGAAA TTAAACCCCCGCCAGTGCCGTAAAGTCTATGAAATTTTAcgcttgttttatataaatatacacgACAAGGATGATTACACCTCCTATCGTTTGGATGTGAAAAAACGTTTAAATGCTGTGTATCACAAACAATtaagtgatatcaaaaaaatggaaaaggcTAAAATGGACACTGAATGGTTACGGGCCCGCTTACCCAATCTGAAACTGCGCATTGAACAGTTACAGGAGGAATACGAACAAGTGGAAAAGGAATATCAACAAGTTATTGAGAAATTACGAGTAATTTAA